One segment of Brassica napus cultivar Da-Ae chromosome C3, Da-Ae, whole genome shotgun sequence DNA contains the following:
- the LOC106389085 gene encoding NAC domain containing protein 50-like → MGRESVSAMSSPPTTTATATALAPGFRFHPTDDELVSYYLKRKVLGKPVRFDAIGDVDIYKHEPWDLAVFSRLKTRDQEWYFYCALDKKYGNGARMNRATNKGYWKATGKDREIRSDVQILGMKKTLVFHSGRAPDGLRTNWVMHEYRLVDYETENNGNPVQDAYVLCRIFHKNNIGPPCGNRYAPFMEEEWDGDGAALIPGVNVSVRVEPLPVANGNIQMDQSESKGLININEPPREGTPMDIEVNHQETALKPHENNNDEDEKALKRENADKDERPPAVCVLNKEAPLPLIQYKRRRQNESSNNNSSRTAEDYCSSTTTTVDNTPTLVSSSTAAAATNSAISALLEFSLMGISKKKENLLRPHKEATLEEKLNDLQKEIKQMSDERKSFKLEMMGAEAMISILQSRIDALRQENDELKNNNSANGH, encoded by the exons ATGGGTCGCGAATCAGTGTCTGCTATGTCTTCTCCGCCGACGACGACGGCGACGGCGACGGCGCTTGCTCCTGGGTTTCGATTTCACCCGACTGACGACGAGCTAGTGAGCTATTACTTGAAGCGGAAGGTTCTGGGTAAGCCTGTACGGTTCGATGCGATTGGGGATGTGGATATCTACAAGCATGAGCCTTGGGATTTAGCAG TGTTTTCGCGGTTGAAGACAAGGGACCAGGAATGGTACTTCTACTGCGCGTTAGACAAGAAGTACGGCAACGGCGCTAGGATGAACCGAGCAACCAACAAAGGCTACTGGAAAGCCACAGGAAAAGACAGAGAAATCCGCAGTGACGTTCAGATCCTCGGTATGAAAAAGACTCTCGTTTTCCACAGCGGGCGTGCTCCGGATGGGCTCCGGACCAATTGGGTCATGCACGAGTATCGCCTTGTGGACTATGAAACCGAAAACAATGGAAACCCGGTG CAAGATGCATATGTGTTATGCAGAATATTCCACAAGAATAACATTGGGCCACCATGTGGGAACAGATACGCGCCGTTCATGGAAGAGGAATGGGACGGTGATGGAGCAGCTCTGATTCCAGGAGTAAACGTTAGTGTCAGGGTAGAGCCATTGCCAGTAGCCAATGGAAACATTCAGATGGACCAG TCAGAAAGCAAGGGCCTCATTAACATCAACGAGCCACCAAGAGAGGGTACTCCAATGGATATCGAAGTTAATCATCAAGAGACTGCCCTCAAGCCGCATGAGAATAACAATGATGAAGATGAGAAAGCACTCAAACGTGAGAATGCAGATAAGGATGAGCGTCCTCCTGCTGTGTGCGTTCTCAACAAAGAAGCTCCGTTACCTCTCATCCAATACAAACGCAGACGCCAAAACGAGTCTAGCAACAACAACTCAAGCAGGACCGCAGAGGATTACTGCTCGTCCACAACAACAACCGTCGACAACACACCAACCTTAGTCTCATCGTCTACTGCTGCTGCTGCCACCAACAGCGCCATCTCTGCATTGCTCGAGTTCTCTCTCATGGGCATCTCCAAGAAGAAAGAAAACCTTCTACGTCCTCACAAGGAAGCTACACTTGAGGAGAAGCTTAATGATCTCCAGAAGGAGATTAAGCAGATGTCTGATGAGAGAAAAAGTTTCAAGCTTGAGATGATGGGTGCAGAGGCTATGATCAGTATTCTCCAGTCGAGGATCGATGCACTGCGCCAGGAGAACGATGAGCTGAAGAACAACAACAGCGCCAATGGACACTAA
- the LOC106389084 gene encoding NAC domain containing protein 50-like isoform X1, translated as MDRGSVAVESSPSSATAPSTAVAATALAPGFRFHPTDDELVSYYLKRKVLGRPVRFDAIGDVDIYKYEPWDLAVFSRLKTRDQEWYFYCALDKKYGNGARMNRSTNIGYWKATGKDREIRRDDLILGMKKTLVFHSGRAPDGLRTNWVMHEYRLVDYETESNGNLVQDAYVLVKVFHKKNIGPPSANRYAPFIEEEWADDGVVRVRAEPLPLANGNNQMDQSESKELININETPREVTPKDMEVNHQENALKPQENNNNNNHCDEDEKALKREHADGVERPPPPPLPLLQYKRRRQNESNNKNSSRTTQESSTTTTLISSSAAAAATSTAISALLEFSLMDISEKKPLHKEGSHPTPLPSPEEKKLNDLHKEIHEMSVERETFKLEMMSAEAMISILQSRIDALRQENDELKKNSEKGQASL; from the exons ATGGATCGCGGTTCTGTGGCTGTTGAGTCCTCGCCGTCATCAGCGACTGCGCCGAGTACTGCCGTGGCGGCGACGGCGCTTGCTCCCGGGTTCCGATTTCATCCGACTGATGATGAACTCGTGAGCTATTACTTGAAGCGAAAGGTTCTGGGTAGACCAGTGCGGTTCGATGCGATTGGGGATGTCGATATCTACAAGTACGAGCCTTGGGACTTAGCAG TGTTTTCGAGGTTGAAGACAAGGGACCAAGAATGGTACTTCTACTGCGCGTTAGACAAGAAGTACGGCAACGGCGCCAGAATGAACCGATCCACCAACATAGGCTACTGGAAAGCCACCGGAAAAGACAGAGAAATCCGCCGCGACGATCTGATCCTCGGTATGAAGAAGACGCTCGTCTTCCACAGCGGGCGTGCCCCTGACGGGCTCCGGACCAACTGGGTCATGCACGAGTATCGCCTCGTGGACTATGAAACCGAAAGCAACGGAAACTTGGTG CAAGATGCATATGTGTTGGTCAAAGTGTTCCACAAGAAGAACATCGGGCCACCAAGTGCGAACAGATATGCGCCGTTCATTGAAGAGGAGTGGGCTGATGATGGAGTAGTTAGAGTCAGGGCAGAGCCGTTACCTTTAGCCAATGGAAACAACCAGATGGACCAG TCAGAAAGCAAGGAGCTTATTAACATCAACGAAACACCAAGAGAGGTGACTCCAAAGGATATGGAAGTTAACCATCAGGAGAATGCTCTCAAGCCGCAGGAgaataacaacaacaataaccATTGTGATGAAGATGAGAAAGCACTCAAACGTGAGCACGCAGATGGGGTTGAgcgtcctcctcctcctccgttaCCTCTCCTTCAATACAAACGCAGACGCCAAAACGAATCCAACAACAAAAACTCAAGCAGGACCACACAGGAGTCGTCCACAACAACAACCTTAATCTCATCCTCTGCCGCTGCTGCTGCCACCAGCACAGCCATCTCTGCATTGCTCGAGTTCTCCCTCATGGATATCTCCGAGAAGAAACCTCTTCACAAGGAAGGTTCTCATCCTACTCCGCTTCCATCTCCTGAAGAGAAGAAGCTTAACGATCTCCATAAGGAGATACACGAGATGTCTGTTGAGAGAGAGACTTTCAAGCTTGAGATGATGAGTGCAGAGGCTATGATCAGTATTCTCCAGTCCAGGATCGATGCACTTCGCCAGGAGAACGATGAGCTGAAGAAGAACAGCGAGAAGGGACAAGCATCGCTCTAA
- the LOC106389084 gene encoding NAC domain containing protein 52-like isoform X2, with product MYVPVFSRLKTRDQEWYFYCALDKKYGNGARMNRSTNIGYWKATGKDREIRRDDLILGMKKTLVFHSGRAPDGLRTNWVMHEYRLVDYETESNGNLVQDAYVLVKVFHKKNIGPPSANRYAPFIEEEWADDGVVRVRAEPLPLANGNNQMDQSESKELININETPREVTPKDMEVNHQENALKPQENNNNNNHCDEDEKALKREHADGVERPPPPPLPLLQYKRRRQNESNNKNSSRTTQESSTTTTLISSSAAAAATSTAISALLEFSLMDISEKKPLHKEGSHPTPLPSPEEKKLNDLHKEIHEMSVERETFKLEMMSAEAMISILQSRIDALRQENDELKKNSEKGQASL from the exons ATGTATGTTCCAGTGTTTTCGAGGTTGAAGACAAGGGACCAAGAATGGTACTTCTACTGCGCGTTAGACAAGAAGTACGGCAACGGCGCCAGAATGAACCGATCCACCAACATAGGCTACTGGAAAGCCACCGGAAAAGACAGAGAAATCCGCCGCGACGATCTGATCCTCGGTATGAAGAAGACGCTCGTCTTCCACAGCGGGCGTGCCCCTGACGGGCTCCGGACCAACTGGGTCATGCACGAGTATCGCCTCGTGGACTATGAAACCGAAAGCAACGGAAACTTGGTG CAAGATGCATATGTGTTGGTCAAAGTGTTCCACAAGAAGAACATCGGGCCACCAAGTGCGAACAGATATGCGCCGTTCATTGAAGAGGAGTGGGCTGATGATGGAGTAGTTAGAGTCAGGGCAGAGCCGTTACCTTTAGCCAATGGAAACAACCAGATGGACCAG TCAGAAAGCAAGGAGCTTATTAACATCAACGAAACACCAAGAGAGGTGACTCCAAAGGATATGGAAGTTAACCATCAGGAGAATGCTCTCAAGCCGCAGGAgaataacaacaacaataaccATTGTGATGAAGATGAGAAAGCACTCAAACGTGAGCACGCAGATGGGGTTGAgcgtcctcctcctcctccgttaCCTCTCCTTCAATACAAACGCAGACGCCAAAACGAATCCAACAACAAAAACTCAAGCAGGACCACACAGGAGTCGTCCACAACAACAACCTTAATCTCATCCTCTGCCGCTGCTGCTGCCACCAGCACAGCCATCTCTGCATTGCTCGAGTTCTCCCTCATGGATATCTCCGAGAAGAAACCTCTTCACAAGGAAGGTTCTCATCCTACTCCGCTTCCATCTCCTGAAGAGAAGAAGCTTAACGATCTCCATAAGGAGATACACGAGATGTCTGTTGAGAGAGAGACTTTCAAGCTTGAGATGATGAGTGCAGAGGCTATGATCAGTATTCTCCAGTCCAGGATCGATGCACTTCGCCAGGAGAACGATGAGCTGAAGAAGAACAGCGAGAAGGGACAAGCATCGCTCTAA